Proteins found in one Xenopus laevis strain J_2021 chromosome 1L, Xenopus_laevis_v10.1, whole genome shotgun sequence genomic segment:
- the LOC108695658 gene encoding olfactory receptor 6F1 has product MEFVNKTIVTEFILLGFSGIENQKIHLFVTFLLIYILTVMGNIVIIAIVYSNSHLHTPMYFFLMNLSLLEILYTSNIIPRMLFNIITQNQAISFTWCIIQLYFFGSLGSTECILLGVMAYDRYIAICYPLHYFLLMNNKASLLLSFSSWTVGFIATFGAIILVSQLWFCGPNEIKHFYCDLRPVLQLSCKNPFIMETVSVILASIILLGTCLFTLVSYIHIILTILKIPSFEGRQRAFSTCGAHLTVVIIFYGAMIFMYVTPVSVNSFNLNKVLALLYTVMTPFINPFIYTLRNKEVRQALQKSTLRLKMYLICVK; this is encoded by the coding sequence atggaatttgtaaataaaacaatagtaACAGAATTCATTCTTTTAGGATTTTCTGGTATTGAAaaccaaaaaatacatttgtttgttacatttttattgatcTATATTCTTACTGTAATGGGGAACATAGTTATCATTGCCATTGTCTACAGTAATTCTCATCTCCATACacctatgtatttctttttaatgaatttgTCATTGTTGGAGATACTCTATACATCTAATATCATTCCCAGGATGCTATTTAATATCATCACACAGAATCAAGCTATATCCTTCACTTGGTGCATTATACAGCTTTACTTCTTTGGATCTCTGGGTTCTACTGAATGCATCCTCTTGGGGGTTATGGCATATGACCGGTATATAGCCATTTGCTATCCCCTTCACTATTTTTTACTTATGAATAATAAAGCAAGTCTactgttgtcattttcttcatgGACTGTAGGTTTTATAGCAACATTTGGGGCAATTATTTTGGTTTCTCAACTCTGGTTCTGTGGTCCTAATGAGATTAAACATTTCTATTGTGATCTTAGGCCAGTTCTGCAACTCTCTTGCAAAAACCCATTTATAATGGAAACGGTTTCAGTGATTTTGGCTTCAATAATCCTTTTAGGCACCTGTCTCTTTACTCTTGTATCctatatacatattattttaactatattaaaaattcCCTCTTTTGAAGGTAGGCAAAGAGCTTTTTCAACATGTGGAGCACATCTCACTGTAGTGATCATTTTTTATGGGGCTATGATATTTATGTATGTCACTCCAGTTTCAGTCAATAGTTTCAATTTGAATAAAGTCCTAGCATTGTTATACACAGTCATGACTCCATTTATAAATCCTTTTATCTACACATTAAGGAATAAAGAAGTTAGGCAAGCTCTTCAAAAGTCGACACTGAGGTTGAAGATGTATTTGATATGTGTTAAGtag